A stretch of the Nicotiana tabacum cultivar K326 chromosome 6, ASM71507v2, whole genome shotgun sequence genome encodes the following:
- the LOC107790902 gene encoding potassium transporter 25-like, translated as MDPSLSPTSIYYAIKKETWRRTVVLSFQTLGILYGRLSTAPLYVFGSINPSDIKSGQQIYELFSFVFWTLTFIPLLKYAFIILKADDNGEGGTFALYSLLCRHANVGLLPSDISTTELMHQEEGTPSKMKVESRARRAIGRYKSSHYLILFLALLGSCMIICDGIFTPALSVLSATSDLRRSLSKLAARFTSSEKARHSIDKYLKRYIPVPAACAILVCLFMLQRYGTNRVGVIFAPIVIIWLMFISGFGIYNIIHHPQILWAISPAYMFRFIKKIDISSWKLLSSIVLCIAGSEAMFADLGHFSKRSIKVTFVFLVYPALVLCYAGQAAFFSKHLGTSDDVAHLSESITHRHLQRIFTILSLFASLVGSQATITATFSIINQCQALACFPRVNVIHTSEKVHGQVYVPDANWLIMVLSLTILIGFRDISAIANATGLAVIYGMLVTTCLMSLIIALQWEKTAVFLSVSFLLLFGSIEAIYLSSCFLNFSKGAWCIVALSLIFMTVMVSWHYGTIKKHEFDIENKVTVDWLTELSPGLGVSRVAGIGFVHSNIVTGIPAFFSHFITNIPAFHQVLILVSFKSLHVPFVPKNERYLIGRIGHKEYKIYRCIVRYGYRDHVRNINDFEDQIISSIGEFIAREEQHHELLFLEEGRMIILGSRMTDGNVLVPVVVGGEQSGSGQHVADIENPTTTTTKRKKVRFMLPANSPKMNPSVRKELQQLVDARESGTAYFMGHSHLKVRKGSNFVKQFLVKVYAFLDKNCREPPVALDIPHAALLEVGMVYTI; from the exons ATGGATCCTTCGCTCAGTCCTACATCCATTTATTATGCTATTAAG AAAGAGACGTGGAGGCGTACCGTTGTTCTATCGTTTCAAACCTTGGGAATATTATACGGTCGATTAAGCACTGCTCCCTTGTATGTATTCGGTTCAATTAATCCTAGCGATATCAAATCAGGACAGCAGATATATGAACTCTTCTCCTTTGTTTTTTGGACTTTAACCTTCATTCCCTTGCTCAAATATGCCTTTATAATCTTGAAGGCTGATGATAACGGAGAAG GTGGTACGTTTGCTTTGTATTCCCTACTCTGTAGGCATGCCAATGTAGGGCTGCTTCCGAGTGATATAAGTACTACGGAACTTATGCATCAAGAGGAAGGAACCCCTTCTAAGATGAAGGTGGAATCAAGGGCAAGAAGAGCAATTGGAAGATATAAAAGCAGCCActacttgatattatttttggcTTTGCTTGGTTCCTGCATGATAATCTGTGATGGAATTTTTACCCCTGCTCTTTCGG TTTTATCAGCAACATCAGATCTGAGACGTTCATTGTCAAAATTGGCAGCCCGAT TTACCTCTTCTGAAAAGGCAAGACACTCAATTGACAAGTATTTAAAGAGAT ATATACCAGTTCCAGCAGCATGTGCCATCTTAGTTTGCCTTTTCATGCTGCAACGATATGGGACCAACAGAGTTGGTGTCATATTTGCTCCAATTGTCATCATATGGCTCATGTTTATAAGTGGGTTCGGAATATACAATATAATTCATCATCCCCAAATCCTCTGGGCAATATCCCCAGCATACATGTTTAGGTTTATTAAGAAAATAGATATTTCAAGTTGGAAACTTCTAAGCAGCATTGTCTTATGTATAGCAG GTTCAGAGGCAATGTTTGCAGATTTAGGTCATTTTTCGAAGCGATCTATTAAG GTCACTTTTGTCTTTTTGGTATATCCAGCACTTGTATTATGTTATGCTGGACAAGCAGCATTTTTTTCCAAGCACCTTGGTACTTCAGATGATGTTGCTCATCTTAGTGAATCTATAACACATA GACACCTTCAACGTATATTCACAATTTTGTCCCTTTTTGCTTCCCTCGTGGGTAGCCAAGCAACCATTACGGCAACTTTTTCCATCATAAACCAGTGCCAAGCACTTGCTTGCTTTCCGAGAGTCAATGTTATCCACACATCCGAAAAAGTACATGGACAGGTTTATGTTCCTGATGCAAATTGGTTGATCATGGTCCTTAGCCTCACAATCTTGATAGGCTTTCGAGACATATCAGCTATTGCAAACGCTACAG GTTTAGCTGTTATTTATGGAATGCTAGTGACAACTTGTCTTATGTCGCTAATTATAGCACTGCAATGGGAGAAGACCGCTGTGTTTCTCTCTgtgtcatttttgttgttgtttggttCGATTGAGGCAATATACCTATCATCGTGTTTCTTGAACTTTTCCAAGGGAGCTTGGTGTATTGTTGCTCTGTCATTGATTTTTATGACAGTCATGGTCTCTTGGCACTATGGTACTATAAAGAAGCATGAATTCGACATAGAGAACAAGGTGACTGTGGACTGGCTGACAGAACTTAGTCCTGGACTTGGTGTATCAAGAGTGGCCGGAATTGGATTCGTTCATAGTAATATTGTGACAGGAATCCCAGCTTTCTTCTCTCACTTCATTACCAACATCCCTGCATTCCATCAAGTGCTGATTTTAGTGTCCTTTAAGTCATTGCATGTGCCATTCGTTCCCAAAAATGAACGATATCTTATTGGCAGGATCGGTCATAAAGAATACAAGATATATAGGTGCATTGTTCGATATGGATATCGTGATCATGTAAGGAATATAAATGATTTCGAGGATCAGATTATTAGCTCGATAGGTGAATTCATTGCCAGAGAGGAACAACATCATGAACTGTTGTTTTTGGAAGAGGGAAGGATGATCATTTTGGGAAGCCGAATGACCGATGGAAATGTATTGGTACCTGTTGTTGTTGGAGGTGAACAAAGTGGAAGTGGTCAACATGTAGCAGATATTGAAAATCCTACTACTACTACAACAAAGAGGAAAAAAGTAAGATTTATGTTGCCTGCAAATAGTCCTAAAATGAATCCATCAGTAAGGAAAGAACTTCAACAACTTGTGGATGCCAGGGAAAGTGGCACTGCTTACTTTATGGGCCATTCACACTTAAAAGTACGCAAAGGGTCGAACTTTGTAAAGCAATTTCTTGTGAAGGTTTATGCATTTCTGGATAAGAACTGCAGAGAGCCTCCAGTTGCATTAGATATACCTCATGCTGCCCTTTTGGAGGTTGGAATGGTGTATACAATATAA
- the LOC107790903 gene encoding bidirectional sugar transporter SWEET12-like, with amino-acid sequence MAGISGHWAFAFGVLGNIVSFIVFLSPLPTFYSIFKKKSTEGYQSIPYVVALFSSMLWIYYALLKTNTTLLITINSFGVFIETIYVGFYLFYAPKKAKVQTVKMLLLSVVGGFGAIVLVTQFLFKGAVRGQIVGWICLVFSLCVFVAPLGIVRKVIKTKSVEYMPLLLSVFLTLSAVMWFFYGLLLKDINIAAPNVLGFIFGILQIVLYAIYSKKEKAILKEQKLPEIQKPAVIVVDENMNSKKLPELTQEQIIDIVKLGLLVCSDKVNVASRPHDTTCGVKAPKVENMPKLQTVEA; translated from the exons aTGGCTGGTATTTCTGGTCACTGGGCTTTTGCCTTTGGTGTCCTTG GTAACATCGTCTCGTTCATTGTGTTCCTTTCTCCACT GCCCACGTTTTATAGTATATTCAAGAAGAAATCAACAGAAGGCTATCAATCAATTCCATACGTGGTTGCGCTCTTTAGTTCCATGCTTTGGATTTACTATGCACTTCTCAAGACCAACACTACACTCCTCATCACTATAAATTCCTTTGGGGTCTTCATTGAAACTATCTACGTTGGTTTCTACCTTTTCTACGCGCCAAAGAAAGCCAAG GTCCAAACTGTGAAGATGCTCCTATTATCTGTAGTGGGTGGCTTTGGTGCTATTGTTCTTGTTACCCAATTTCTATTCAAAGGAGCAGTTCGAGGGCAAATAGTTGGATGGATTTGCCTTGTGTTTTCCTTGTGTGTGTTTGTAGCACCCTTAGGCATTGTG AGAAAAGTAATAAAAACAAAGAGTGTGGAATACATGCCATTACTCCTATCAGTGTTTCTCACATTAAGTGCAGTGATGTGGTTCTTCTATGGTCTTCTACTTAAGGACATCAACATAGCT GCACCAAACGTATTGGGATTCATCTTTGGTATTCTCCAAATAGTTCTCTACGCAATATACAGCAAAAAGGAGAAGGCCATCTTAAAGGAGCAAAAACTTCCAGAGATACAAAAGCCAGCAGTCATAGTGGTGGATGAGAACATGAACAGTAAAAAGCTTCCAGAACTGACACAGGAACAGATTATTGACATAGTGAAGCTTGGATTACTGGTTTGCTCAGATAAAGTTAACGTAGCCTCTCGTCCACATGATACTACTTGTGGAGTTAAAGCACCTAAAGTAGAAAACATGCCCAAGCTGCAAACTGTAGAAGCCTAG